The Brachyhypopomus gauderio isolate BG-103 chromosome 12, BGAUD_0.2, whole genome shotgun sequence genome window below encodes:
- the LOC143528715 gene encoding semaphorin-4E encodes MSCPVLPPAVLRGFLLACVCAAHCTLDCTPRKRVPYDRNHLKVFREEGVSNYSTILMREDVGVLMLGAREAVYALDINNISVAKAKIIWQVTQTKQNECTFKGKHPDIECRNYIRTLHQINESVMYVCGTNAFSPACDYITYVGGRLTLEGRQEEGKGKCPFDPFQRSSSIVVDGDLYSATVLNFLGSEPAVLRNSVKFLRTEFTSFWLDEPNFVYMDLIPESENNPEGDDDKIYIFFSENAIEYDFYRRLVVSRIARVCKSDRGGQRTLQRKWTSFLKASLDCPVSGDILPYVLQDVFLVRDSDWRKSLFYVAFTSQLGSNEVFSAVCAYSVIDINKLFSHGKYKTPVTVEASHVKWVMYNGDVPVPRPGSCINNAARASGLRNSLDLPDKTLEFLRDHPLMDDSVKPLTGQPQLVRKGVLFSRLVVDRTTALDGETHLVMFIGTDNGFVQKAVNYNGEMHIIEELQLFRNPEPIGVLRVSARTGQVYAGSVSGVVQMPMADCRRYSSCLDCVLARDPYCAWDLGTHICSSFPTSAKDTDFVQSLKEGDASRCPDPGPIKAKKRILALGNNIRLPCVLDSSLARVQWLLAMKLLTPTGGKYSVQADGLLIYNASAADAGLYTCESVEHAAGRQYNRTLVAYQLRLSTGVDDNVGTDGGDSWIGMDTESAPSDGPDVVHVSSPAWRHIPQSGLVALGVSVAMLSVLVVVLLLWNLYKGYLPLHRFSQQNHRKQPGPAVHSRPVLYALRRHATFDGVGDAPARQTLHAPSTYGNGFNTDGFKHIIDESEI; translated from the exons GAAACCATCTTAAAGTGTTCAGAGAAGAGGGCGTTTCAAACTACTCCACCATACTGATGAGAGAGGACGTGGGTGTTCTGATGCTGGGGGCGCGAGAGGCCGTCTACGCACTTGACATCAATAACATCTCTGTTGCCAAGGCTAAG ATAATCTGGCAAGTCACACAGACCAAACAGAACGAGTGCACCTTCAAAGGAAAGCATCCTGAT ATCGAATGTCGGAACTACATTCGTACGCTGCACCAAATCAACGAAAGTGTCATGTACGTCTGTGGCACAAACGCTTTCAGCCCGGCTTGCGATTACATT ACCTACGTGGGTGGACGTCTGACGCTGGAAGGGAGGCAGGAGGAGGGAAAAGGGAAGTGTCCCTTTGATCCTTTTCAGAGATCCTCTTCCATCGTGGTTG ACGGGGACCTGTACTCAGCCACGGTCCTGAACTTCCTGGGCTCCGAGCCAGCTGTCCTGCGCAACTCTGTGAAGTTCCTACGCACTGAATTCACAAGCTTCTGGCTCGACG AGCCCAACTTTGTTTACATGGACCTAATCCCAGAGAGTGAGAACAACCCTGAAGGGGATGATGACAAGATTTACATATTCTTCAGTGAAAACGCAATAGAGTACGACTTCTACAGAAGACTTGTAGTGTCGCGGATCGCGCGAGTCTGTAAG AGTGATCGTGGAGGCCAGAGGACACTACAAAGGAAGTGGACGTCTTTCCTAAAGGCCAGTCTTGACTGCCCAGTGTCTGGGGACATTCTGCCCTACGTCCTACAGGACGTCTTCCTCGTTCGGGACAGCGACTGGAGGAAAAGCTTGTTCTATGTTGCCTTTACGTCCCAGTT gggcTCTAATGAGGTGTTTTCAGCAGTATGTGCATATTCTGTGATTGACATTAATAAGTTGTTCTCCCATGGAAAATATAAAACACCTGTAACGGTAGAAGCCTCTCATGTGAAGTGGGTCATGTATAATGGAGATGTTCCTGTCCCCCGACCAGGATCA TGCATCAACAATGCCGCGAGGGCTTCAGGATTGAGGAACTCCCTGGACCTTCCGGATAAAACCCTGGAGTTCCTCCGCGATCATCCGCTCATGGACGACAGCGTGAAGCCCCTCACGGGCCAGCCGCAACTGGTCAGGAAAGGCGTGCTCTTCTCGCGCCTGGTGGTGGACCGCACGACTGCGCTGGACGGAGAGACTCACCTGGTCATGTTCATTGGCACAG ACAATGGGTTCGTGCAAAAAGCTGTAAACTACAACGGGGAGATGCATATCATTGAAGAACTACAGCTGTTCAGAAACCCAGAGCCAATCGGTGTGCTGCGTGTCTCTGCTAGAACG GGCCAGGTGTATGCGGGCTCTGTGTCCGGTGTGGTACAGATGCCCATGGCTGATTGCCGGCGTTATTCTTCATGTCTGGACTGCGTCCTCGCCAGAGACCCTTACTGCGCCTGGGACCTGGGCACACACATCTGCTCATCCTTCCCCACATCTGCCAAAGACAC TGACTTTGTTCAAAGCTTAAAAGAGGGAGATGCCTCTCGCTGCCCAGATCCAG GCCCCATTAAGGCAAAAAAGAGGATTCTGGCACTGGGCAACAACATCAGGCTTCCGTGTGTGCTGGACTCCAGTCTGGCTCGGGTGCAGTGGCTTCTGGCCATGAAGCTTCTGACGCCGACCGGCGGGAAGTACAGCGTCCAGGCTGACGGTCTCCTCATATACAACGCCTCGGCCGCCGACGCAGGCCTCTACACCTGCGAGTCAGTGGAGCATGCGGCCGGCAGACAGTACAACAGGACACTGGTCGCATACCAGCTACGCCTTTCCACGGGTGTCGATGACAACGTGGGCACCGATGGTGGTGATTCTTGGATCGGCATGGACACGGAGAGCGCTCCCTCCGACGGCCCAGACGTGGTGCACGTGTCCTCGCCCGCCTGGCGCCACATACCCCAGAGCGGCCTGGTGGCCCTGGGGGTGTCGGTGGCCATGCTGTctgtgctggtggtggtgctgctGCTATGGAACTTGTACAAGGGCTACCTGCCACTGCACCGGTTCAGCCAGCAGAACCACCGCAAGCAGCCTGGTCCGGCGGTCCACAGCCGTCCTGTTCTGTATGCGCTGCGTCGACATGCCACCTTCGACGGCGTGGGAGACGCCCCGGCCAGGCAGACCCTCCACGCGCCCAGTACCTACGGGAACGGGTTCAATACAGACGGTTTCAAACATATCATTGACGAATCTGAGATTTAA